The genomic interval CCATGAGCATGCCGTCGGCCAGCAGCGACGCGCTGCGGGCCGTGAAGAACAGCCGGAACCGGGTCGACCGCCAGGGGCTGGGCAGCGTGTCCGGCTGCTTCGGGAGGGTCGTGTCGTCAACGCTCATGTCGTACCTGCCGGCTTCTGCCGGTCCCTTCCTCGATGATCTCCAGTCGACGCCAGGCGTCGCTCCGGTCCGGCTCGACGGGTGGGTTCTCGACGAGTACGTAGCGGTGGGGTGCCAGGACCCCCGAACCGGCGGCCGGGATGAGGGCGGTCAGCGCCCGGTGGGCCTCCTCGGGCGTCAACGAGCTGTCACCGCGGGCGATGTACGCCGTGAGGTGCGGTTCCGCGCCGGCCACCCCCTCCGCGGTGCCGTCCGCCGTCCCGCCCGGTCCGAGCTCCTCGGCCACCCGCACCGGCAGTCCGCCCGCCGCCCGGCCGAGGGTCTCGCGCACGGCGGCGGGGGAGACCCAGCAGCCGTCCACGCTGAGCCACGTGGGCCCGCGTTCGGCGGGACGGACTCCCGTCACCTCGGACAGTGCCTCCATCGGCACGTCCCCGGCGGCGGCCGCCTCCAGGAACAGGACCAGCCCGGAGAGGAACCCCTCCGCCTCCTCGGGGGTGAAGAGCGTGGGGGCGGCCCACAGGGAGATGTGCAGCTGGGGCGCTGTCCGGTACGTGAAGGCGAGCAGCCGGGTCGGCAGCGTCTGGGGCGGCCCCCAGGTCAGCTCCTGCTCGGCGTCGTCGCGGTCCTGCGTGTCGGTGCCCAGGAGCGGGGCGGGCAGGGCGCTCACATCGTTGAACACCACGTCCCGGCCGAAGTGGCTGCCGCGCTCGGCGGTGACCCGGTCGATCATCTCCCACAGCCGTACGGAGTCGAACTGGCTGTGCCGGTAGGCGTTGAGCACCGCCCCCCAGGTCCGGGCGACCAGGGCGTCGAAGCCGGGCACCCGGACATCCAGGTGGAGCAGCGCGTCCTGGGATGTGGTGGTCACCGAACGGGCGACCCGGGGGTGGAACCGGTTGGCGCTCGGGACGGCGGTGACACAGCTGTCCTGGCCCGCCCGGTGGGCCACCAGGGCGCACCAGGCGGCCATCAGCACGGTGGCCTCGGGGTGCCCGGTGCGGCGGGCCGCCCCGGCGAGCGCCCGGCCGCCCCGGCGGGAGCGGAGCGTCAGCTGCCGGGCCTCCTCGTCGGTCCCCGGCCTCCTGCCGCGCGGCTCCGCGAACATCTCCTGCGGCCCGGTGCGGATGATCCGCTCCCAGTACCGCAGGGAAGCCTCCGACTTCCGCAGCCCGGCCGGGGACGCCTCCACGGCGGCCAGGTCGACCGGGGGCAGGGACGTGAGCCCCGGCAGCTCCTTGCCCGCCAGCAGCTCGGCGAACTCCTCGCGCAGGATGGCCATCGCGCTGCCGTCCGTCACCGCGTGGCTGAACGCCAGCGCGACGTGGACCGGCGCTCCGGCCACGGTGAGCAGGGTGATCCGCAGCGGGAACTCCCGCTCCAGGGCGAAGCGCCCGGCCCGGGCCGCCCGGGCCACCGACTCGGCATACCGCGCGGGCTCCTCGGGGAACGCCGCGTGGTCCAGGACCGTCACCGTGAACGTGCCCCCGGCCGCCACGACCTGCTCGACCGGCGCCGACCCGGGGGCGTGCGGAAACGTGGTGCGCAGCCCTTCGTGGCGCCCGGCCAAGGCGCGCAGGGCGTCGGTGACGGCCTCCACGGTGGTGCCCTCGGGGACGGGCCACACATCGTGGATGTTGATGTGGGTGGGGTCGTCCCGCAGGATGCAGCGGATCATGTTGGCCTGGCCCATCGTGAGGGGCCCCCGGCGCTCCTCACCGCCCGCGTAGGCGACGGTGACCGTGGTCGTGGTGGTGTGCGGGGGGTTCGGGTGCATGGCGTCCTTGCGGGCGGGGGTCATCGGGTCACGGCCAGGCCCACGTCCGCGCTCGCACGGGTCAACGCCTCCCAGTGGTCCATCAGGAGCGCGAAGTCGGC from Streptomyces sp. CA-278952 carries:
- a CDS encoding condensation domain-containing protein; protein product: MHPNPPHTTTTTVTVAYAGGEERRGPLTMGQANMIRCILRDDPTHINIHDVWPVPEGTTVEAVTDALRALAGRHEGLRTTFPHAPGSAPVEQVVAAGGTFTVTVLDHAAFPEEPARYAESVARAARAGRFALEREFPLRITLLTVAGAPVHVALAFSHAVTDGSAMAILREEFAELLAGKELPGLTSLPPVDLAAVEASPAGLRKSEASLRYWERIIRTGPQEMFAEPRGRRPGTDEEARQLTLRSRRGGRALAGAARRTGHPEATVLMAAWCALVAHRAGQDSCVTAVPSANRFHPRVARSVTTTSQDALLHLDVRVPGFDALVARTWGAVLNAYRHSQFDSVRLWEMIDRVTAERGSHFGRDVVFNDVSALPAPLLGTDTQDRDDAEQELTWGPPQTLPTRLLAFTYRTAPQLHISLWAAPTLFTPEEAEGFLSGLVLFLEAAAAGDVPMEALSEVTGVRPAERGPTWLSVDGCWVSPAAVRETLGRAAGGLPVRVAEELGPGGTADGTAEGVAGAEPHLTAYIARGDSSLTPEEAHRALTALIPAAGSGVLAPHRYVLVENPPVEPDRSDAWRRLEIIEEGTGRSRQVRHER